The window TTGTGATACGGGCGGCCGGTGAGCCTTATATCTTTGCCGTCACGCGCATCGAGATAGGTGTAGAGGCCGCGCATGTTGAAGCCGCTCCCGAGATCTCGTTTGACCTCAAACTCAAGACCTTGGAGCGTCGCCTCCGTTTCATTGACATAGAAGATGTGATTGATTGACCTCATTGGTGGTGGCATATACTGAAATTGGAAATGCCCGTTGATCAAATCACGGACTTTGTTGTGAAAGTAGGTGATCTTGCCAAAAGTTTTATCCTTCTCCATCTCAAGACCGACATCGAAGTTCAGCGAGGTCTCCGGCTTGAGGTTGGGGTTTCCATGAAACCATAGCTTCACCTTTTCGCCGCCTGGCATACCATCCCAGTCGAAATAAAGCTCGCTTGCCGTTGGTGCGCGATATGCTGTTCCGATATTTGCTTTGAACCGCAGATCCTTGTTGATTTTGTATGTCGTGCCAAGTTTTCCTGTCACTTTGCTGCCGAAGGAAGTACTGTGATCCAAGCGCATGGACGGAATCAGCAGCCAATCAGGATTGAGGAGCCACTCATCCTGCACATAGAATGCCGCGTAGTTCACCGAGCTCTTGCCAAACGGACTCACGACCCCCTCATGCGAGATAGAGCCGCTGCCCTTCAGTCGGGTGCTTTCATAGTCTTCCTTACGATATTCGCCGCCAAAGGTCAGAAGGTGGTCTTTCGACAGCTGCATGGAGCGCCTTCCATCGAAGATCAAAGAGTTAAACGTCATATCATCGAACCCGAGAAGTTTATGGTTCGCTCTGTTTCTCTGATACTGATCTTTATGAAAGCGCGTGTAATAGACCTGCATTTCATAGTTGCCGCGTTTGTCGCGACCTGCATATTTAACGCCCGTCGACAGGCGCGTATGATCGTAGTCTCTTCCATGATAGATCGGCGGCTTATTCTGGTTAGTTATCATCCCCTTCATATACTGATCTTCAATCAAATAGTCTGCAAAGACATCGAGCCACTTGTCTTTCGCTACATCCATACGGCCTTCGATATTGAAGAAATACTTCTTGCCGTACATATTGCTCTTAGCATCCGTACCGCGCTCGCGGTAGTCGGACGCCTTGAAGCTCGCCGCGATATTCCAATTCCCGTGTTTTCCTGCATCGAAACGAATGCCGGCGTCCTTGCGTCGAGTCGTCCAATCCAGCGTGACGGATGTCTTCTGCTCGTCCGGTCTTCTCCGGATGATGTTGATGACGCCGCCGAGGGCTTCCGAGCCGTAGAGCGAGCTTGCCGCACCGCGCACGATCTCAATGCGCTCGACATCGTCTATATTAATGCGCTCAAACTCATAAAAGTTCATCGTCGAGTCTGTATCCTCTGTGCGCACGCGCCGCCCGTCGATGAGGATCAACGTCTGGTTCGTATTCATGCCGCGAATCGAAACTTTATTGCCAACCATGGCGTTTTCCTGCGTATCGATACCAAGTGCCAACTGCAGTGCCTGTGCTACGGATTCCGCGCCCATCTTGTCGATGTCCTCGCGCGTAATGACTTCGACCGAGCTTGGCGATTCCTTGACCTCCTGCTTCGTCCTCGATGCCGTGACGACGACTTCATTCGTCTTGATGTGCGCCGCCTCCTCCTGCTTCTTCTCCGCCGCCTGCACGGGGACGCTCATGGCGGCGAGGACGGCTGCCGTCAGCAGCAGGCTCTTCTTCTTTGTGATCTTTTTCAGCATTACTCCATCTCCTTATCCTTGTATTCCTATGAGATATATGGATACAAAGGCCGCAAGGAGCGAAAAGACATCGCTTCCTTGTCAAGCCTGGAAAACCTTGTT of the Selenomonas sputigena genome contains:
- a CDS encoding TonB-dependent receptor plug domain-containing protein produces the protein MLKKITKKKSLLLTAAVLAAMSVPVQAAEKKQEEAAHIKTNEVVVTASRTKQEVKESPSSVEVITREDIDKMGAESVAQALQLALGIDTQENAMVGNKVSIRGMNTNQTLILIDGRRVRTEDTDSTMNFYEFERINIDDVERIEIVRGAASSLYGSEALGGVINIIRRRPDEQKTSVTLDWTTRRKDAGIRFDAGKHGNWNIAASFKASDYRERGTDAKSNMYGKKYFFNIEGRMDVAKDKWLDVFADYLIEDQYMKGMITNQNKPPIYHGRDYDHTRLSTGVKYAGRDKRGNYEMQVYYTRFHKDQYQRNRANHKLLGFDDMTFNSLIFDGRRSMQLSKDHLLTFGGEYRKEDYESTRLKGSGSISHEGVVSPFGKSSVNYAAFYVQDEWLLNPDWLLIPSMRLDHSTSFGSKVTGKLGTTYKINKDLRFKANIGTAYRAPTASELYFDWDGMPGGEKVKLWFHGNPNLKPETSLNFDVGLEMEKDKTFGKITYFHNKVRDLINGHFQFQYMPPPMRSINHIFYVNETEATLQGLEFEVKRDLGSGFNMRGLYTYLDARDGKDIRLTGRPYHKASLQLSYEDQKNGWDATLWNDWIAGYCYAEAVGRRTIYKNAAISILNLVVNKKINDHFSAYFGIDNILGTESDVLAYDGRIWRGGVNMIF